One genomic segment of Vespa crabro chromosome 3, iyVesCrab1.2, whole genome shotgun sequence includes these proteins:
- the LOC124422980 gene encoding solute carrier family 35 member E2A-like produces MENHSVRINYAQGVPHGTEELSMVHESHGKQYTEHVKKREEIVILTNDVKGGLFNPRALLFLTLWYVFSGCTLFLNKYILSYMEGNPTILGACQMLMTAICGFIQMYFPCGMYKASSRLMRPPGFYKHMILVGCTRFTTVVLGLVSLNYVAVSFTETIKSSAPLFTVLISRYLLGEHTGLYVNLSLIPVMGGLALCSVNEISFDLRGFIAAMATNMTECLQNVYSKMLISGDNFKYTPAELQFYTSLASVVVQIPVSILLVDLPALEHSLSFKIFAAFLLNGVFFHFQSITAYVLMDYISPVTHSVANTAKRAFLIWLSVLLFNNSVTGLSALGTCAVIAGVLLYNQAQEYDRIKTAKLRHTSKINLQ; encoded by the exons ATGGAAAATCATTCCGTTCGTATTAATTACGCCCAAGGTGTCCCTCATGGGACGGAAGAATTGTCGATGGTACACGAAAGCCACGGGAAACAATACACGGAACACGTTAAAAAACGGGAAGAAATAGTCATATTGACGAACGACGTAAAGGGCGGTTTATTTAATCCAAGGGCGTTATTATTCCTAACGTTATGGTATGTCTTCAGTGGGtgtacattatttttaaacaaatacatATTGTCATACATGGAAGGCAATCCAACTATTTTGG GTGCCTGTCAAATGTTAATGACAGCAATTTGTGGATTTATACAAATGTATTTTCCCTGCGGCATGTATAAGGCTAGTTCGCGTTTAATGCGACCACCGGGTTTCTATAAACATATGATACTGGTTGGATGTACAAGGTTTACAACTGTAGTCTTAGGATTAGTATCGCTCAATTATGTGGCGGTAAGCTTTACAGAAACTATTAAGAGTAGCGCACCACTTTTTACCGTCCTTATTAGCAGATATTTATTAG GAGAACACACTGGATTGTATGTAAATTTATCATTGATCCCTGTAATGGGTGGTCTGGCTTTATGCTCGGTAAATGAAATCAGTTTCGATTTGCGAGGATTTATCGCCGCTATGGCCACGAACATGACCGAGTGTCTTCAAAATGTTTATTCGAAAATGTTGATTAGTGGGGACAATTTCAAATATAC ACCAGCagaattacaattttatacaaGTTTAGCATCGGTCGTGGTACAAATACCAGTGTCAATTCTATTAGTAGATTTGCCGGCTCTTGAGCATTCCCtaagttttaaaatattcgCGGCATTTCTCTTGAATGGCGTGTTCTTCCATTTTCAAAGTATTACGGCATATGTACTTATGGATTATATAAGTCCTGTGACGCACAG TGTCGCCAATACAGCAAAAAGAGCTTTCTTAATTTGGCTCTCAGTTTTACTGTTCAATAATTCAGTAACCGGTTTATCGGCCCTTGGAACTTGTGCTGTAATAGCAGGTGTATTGTTATACAATCAAGCGCAAGAATATGATAGGATTAAAACTGCTAAATTACGACATActtcgaaaattaatttacagtaa